ACCCCTGCGGCGTCTCCCTGCAGCCAGTGCCGCTCCTCGGGGTAGGCCAGCATCGCCAGCACCGCATGGTCGATAGTCGCAGCAGTGGTGGCGAAGCCGCCCAGCAACATGCCCCACAGCATGCTGATCAACTCCGCGTCCGAGAGCGTATCGGCGTCGTCGGTGTGTGCGCCGACCAGTGTCGACACGATGTCGCGGCGGGGATCGGCGCGCTTGCGCAGTATGAGGTCGCCGAAATAGGCCTTCACCCTGGCGCTGGCCACGTCCGCCGCGGCGAGCTGTGGATCGCTGGCGTGCGGGCTCAGGCCTTCTAGAATGGCGCTGACGATCGCTGAGAGCTCGAAAACGTCGTCTTGGGGCATGCCGAACAATTCAGCGAAGACAAGCATGGGCAAGGCCAGTGCGAATTCCCGATGCAGGTCCACCGCCTCTCCTCGCTCCAGTGCGGGCGCCATGCCATCCAGGCGAGCTGCGACGATGCGCGCGATGCTCGGCCGCAGGTTGTCGATCTGGCCCACGGTGAAATCGCGCGAAATCAGCCGGCGCAGACGCGTATGCGTCGGTGGTTCCTTCATGGCTAGCGTAGACGCCAGCAGATTGAGCGACAGGCTGCTCGCCGCACGCGGGAAATAGCGCGCCAGTTCGGATGGCGCCGGCCCCCGAAACGCATCGCCCGTAGCCTTGAACGCCCAGTAGATGTCGGCGTGGCGGCTCAACAGAAAGAGGCCCGACGCCGCGCGGTGCACCGGATCGTGCTCTCGCAACCACCGCATGAACGGGTACGGGTCTTGGATGCATGCTGGCGACGCCAGCTCGGCGAAGGCGTCGTGGCATGCTGCCGTGGTGTCTTGCACGTCCATCTTGATTACCTGTCGAGTGGCTGATCTGACCGGTGCGCGCCAGGCGCCGCCAAATGAGAAGATTGCGATGCCGGGGGGCGTCCGCACCAGAGCACCGGCATCTCCTCGAACCCG
The Rhizobium sp. BT04 DNA segment above includes these coding regions:
- a CDS encoding cytochrome P450, with translation MDVQDTTAACHDAFAELASPACIQDPYPFMRWLREHDPVHRAASGLFLLSRHADIYWAFKATGDAFRGPAPSELARYFPRAASSLSLNLLASTLAMKEPPTHTRLRRLISRDFTVGQIDNLRPSIARIVAARLDGMAPALERGEAVDLHREFALALPMLVFAELFGMPQDDVFELSAIVSAILEGLSPHASDPQLAAADVASARVKAYFGDLILRKRADPRRDIVSTLVGAHTDDADTLSDAELISMLWGMLLGGFATTAATIDHAVLAMLAYPEERHWLQGDAAGVEAFVEEVLRCEAPAMFSSIPRIAQRDIELHGVVIPKDADVRVLIAAGNRDPDAFADPDRFDPVRFYGTRPGMSSDGKIMLSFGHGIHFCLGAQLARVQLAESLPQIQARFPTSALAEQPTREPSAFLRTFRALPVRLHAQAAAEVRVVVDQDLCGTTGQCVLTLPGTFRQREPDGVAEVCMATVPQALHAAVRLAASQCPVAAIRVIESEAGDDHCTNPGPTPSPADAERHAAKDLRNPGEHDGTI